Proteins from a single region of Campylobacter sputorum:
- a CDS encoding Mur ligase family protein, which translates to MDVFIFITIFLFTLLLGFYLITTLQWFSYKFERVIFHFTKPIWHLFFLIVPILFYYALSYVNFIYFAVYFYIIFIPTLYFWHKKLDKKLVFTSRVKRFFVILCLVTLFIDIFLIKKVEILPIFLPLIISFLISFIFESFNSKLFIKSACEKLASMPNLTIIEITASYGKTSIKNFLYQILQSEFKCYKTPRSVNTLMGLVKDINENLSPETEIYIAEAGARKNGDIAQITQFLKPSIIIVGEIGKQHIEYFKTIENIRNTKLEALNSPNLKVAFVHSSTQKIEDEKTQIYDKNLSKITSNLEGIKFEMKLNSRDYEFETKLLGEFNASNLAACINVANYLKVDIKTIQNSVLNLKSVEHRLEKIEAGGKFIIDDSFNGNFEGMSKSYDLVRSFDGRKVIVTPGIVEATKEMNESLAKKIDEIFDLVIITGELNAEIFKSIIDENKLILVKDKRDLTQILGEKTRAGDLILFSNDAPSFI; encoded by the coding sequence ATGGATGTTTTTATATTTATAACAATTTTTCTTTTTACGCTTTTGCTTGGATTTTATCTTATTACAACGCTTCAATGGTTTTCTTATAAATTTGAAAGAGTAATTTTTCACTTTACAAAACCAATTTGGCACCTTTTCTTTTTGATAGTTCCTATTTTGTTTTATTATGCTTTAAGTTATGTAAATTTCATATATTTTGCTGTGTATTTTTACATAATTTTTATCCCTACTTTGTATTTTTGGCACAAAAAACTTGATAAAAAGCTTGTTTTTACATCAAGAGTTAAAAGATTTTTTGTTATTTTGTGTTTAGTAACGCTTTTTATAGATATTTTTCTTATCAAAAAAGTCGAGATTTTACCGATATTTTTGCCACTAATAATATCTTTTTTGATAAGTTTTATTTTTGAGAGTTTTAACTCAAAGCTTTTTATAAAATCTGCTTGTGAAAAATTAGCTAGTATGCCAAATTTAACTATCATTGAAATCACCGCAAGTTATGGTAAAACTAGCATTAAAAATTTTTTATATCAAATTTTGCAAAGCGAATTTAAATGCTATAAAACGCCAAGAAGCGTAAATACTTTAATGGGATTAGTAAAAGATATAAATGAAAATTTAAGCCCTGAGACCGAGATTTACATAGCTGAAGCAGGTGCTAGAAAAAATGGTGATATCGCCCAAATCACGCAGTTTTTAAAACCTAGTATCATCATAGTTGGAGAGATAGGAAAGCAACACATTGAGTATTTTAAAACTATAGAAAATATAAGAAATACTAAGCTTGAAGCTTTAAATTCACCAAATTTAAAGGTTGCTTTTGTACATAGTTCTACGCAAAAGATAGAAGATGAAAAAACTCAAATTTATGATAAAAATTTGAGTAAGATTACTTCAAATTTAGAAGGCATCAAATTTGAAATGAAGTTAAATTCTAGGGATTATGAGTTTGAAACGAAGCTTTTAGGCGAGTTTAACGCTTCAAATTTAGCAGCTTGTATAAATGTGGCTAACTATCTTAAAGTTGATATTAAGACTATACAAAATAGTGTTTTAAATTTAAAAAGCGTAGAGCATAGGTTAGAAAAAATTGAGGCTGGTGGCAAATTTATCATCGATGATAGTTTTAATGGAAATTTTGAAGGAATGAGCAAAAGTTATGATTTAGTAAGAAGTTTTGATGGTAGAAAGGTTATCGTAACACCAGGTATTGTGGAAGCTACTAAAGAGATGAATGAAAGTTTAGCTAAAAAAATAGATGAAATTTTTGATTTAGTCATTATAACAGGCGAGTTAAATGCTGAAATTTTTAAAAGCATTATAGATGAAAACAAGCTTATTTTAGTAAAAGATAAAAGAGATTTAACTCAAATTTTAGGTGAAAAAACTAGAGCAGGGGATTTGATACTTTTCTCAAATGACGCACCAAGTTTTATATGA
- a CDS encoding helix-turn-helix transcriptional regulator has product MDKNLKNTYIKFVNFLAEILGENYEIVLHDISDEGSKIVAIRNSHISGRSINSPMTGFALELIQSKRYLECDYLTNYKATTRLNLGISGSTFFIKNGDKLEGMLCINYDGSKYAKIVNEILSLGNINPFLDPKMFMEDAVEQLSDSIDEIIENILSIKSSDTKNLKPKQKAQCISKLYEKGIFNIKNAIPVVAKYLNLSEPSVYRYLQKIQTSKNL; this is encoded by the coding sequence ATGGATAAAAATTTAAAAAATACATATATCAAATTTGTAAATTTTTTAGCCGAAATTTTAGGTGAAAATTATGAAATTGTTCTTCACGACATAAGTGATGAGGGGTCAAAGATTGTAGCTATTAGAAATTCTCATATAAGTGGAAGAAGTATTAATTCTCCTATGACAGGTTTTGCTTTAGAATTAATACAATCAAAAAGATACTTAGAATGTGATTATTTAACTAATTATAAAGCTACCACTAGATTAAATTTAGGAATTAGTGGTTCTACATTTTTTATAAAAAATGGTGATAAATTAGAAGGTATGCTTTGCATTAATTATGATGGTAGTAAATATGCAAAAATAGTAAATGAAATTTTATCTCTTGGAAATATAAATCCATTTTTAGATCCAAAAATGTTTATGGAAGATGCTGTAGAACAGTTAAGCGATAGCATTGATGAGATTATAGAAAATATTTTGTCAATAAAATCTAGTGATACTAAAAATTTAAAACCAAAACAAAAAGCACAATGCATTAGTAAGCTTTATGAAAAAGGTATATTTAATATTAAAAACGCTATTCCCGTGGTTGCAAAATATTTAAATTTATCAGAACCAAGTGTTTATAGATATTTGCAAAAAATACAAACTTCAAAGAATTTATAA
- a CDS encoding gluconate:H+ symporter, whose amino-acid sequence MSDFGLILTLIVAILLIVFMISKLKIHAFLTLSLASAFVAIVTGVKLDVITASLEKGVGSTLGFLAIIIGCGTILGKMLEISGGARVIADFLLNKLGKQRVNLVMVLVGFIAGIPVFVEVGFVLLVPLVLVVAKELKINPATIGISLATSLMTVHCIVPPHPAATAIVSTLKADMGMVIMLGLFTGLICAFVGGVVFMKFVKLPLNTDIKLVKTDDIKDMPSFGISLFTILLPLILMLSKTIFLPLVEQSSSLSVIIKFIGDPIIALLISVFVAYYTLGIKRNLNMDNIFDITSSSFSPIAGVLLIIGAGGAFNEILVISGIGEALKNTLSTLPISPIFLAWLIALILHLAIGSATVAMLSAAGIVLPLLGSSSISPEIMCIAVGSGAIGATIVTDSLFWLVKEYLGISVSQMLRYFTTATTIASITGLAVSFILSFVF is encoded by the coding sequence ATGAGTGATTTTGGACTAATTTTGACACTTATTGTAGCGATACTTTTGATTGTATTTATGATAAGTAAGTTAAAAATTCATGCGTTTTTAACACTTAGTTTAGCAAGTGCATTTGTTGCCATAGTTACTGGTGTAAAACTAGATGTAATAACAGCTAGTTTAGAAAAAGGCGTTGGCTCTACACTAGGTTTTTTAGCTATTATTATAGGTTGTGGAACTATTTTAGGTAAAATGCTAGAAATTTCAGGTGGCGCTAGGGTAATAGCAGACTTTTTGCTAAACAAACTTGGAAAACAAAGAGTGAATTTAGTAATGGTTTTGGTTGGTTTTATAGCCGGCATTCCAGTATTTGTTGAAGTTGGTTTCGTGCTTTTAGTTCCGTTGGTTTTAGTTGTAGCAAAAGAATTAAAAATAAATCCTGCAACCATAGGTATCTCACTTGCTACTTCGTTGATGACGGTTCATTGTATAGTTCCACCACATCCAGCGGCTACCGCGATAGTTTCTACGCTTAAAGCTGATATGGGTATGGTAATTATGTTAGGACTTTTTACTGGTTTAATTTGTGCTTTTGTAGGTGGTGTAGTTTTTATGAAATTTGTAAAACTTCCTTTAAATACCGATATTAAGCTAGTTAAAACCGATGACATAAAAGATATGCCAAGTTTTGGTATATCGCTATTTACTATATTGTTGCCACTTATTTTGATGCTTTCTAAAACTATTTTTTTACCGTTAGTGGAACAAAGTTCAAGTTTATCAGTGATTATAAAATTTATAGGTGACCCGATAATAGCACTTTTGATATCTGTTTTTGTGGCTTATTATACTTTGGGTATAAAAAGAAATTTAAATATGGATAATATATTTGATATCACATCAAGTTCTTTTTCACCAATTGCAGGAGTACTACTTATTATAGGTGCAGGTGGAGCTTTTAATGAGATTTTAGTTATCAGTGGTATAGGAGAAGCACTAAAAAACACACTTTCTACTTTACCTATAAGTCCTATATTTTTAGCTTGGCTCATAGCTTTGATACTTCACTTAGCCATAGGTTCGGCAACTGTTGCTATGCTAAGTGCAGCTGGTATTGTCTTACCACTTCTTGGAAGTAGCTCGATAAGTCCTGAAATAATGTGTATAGCAGTAGGCAGTGGTGCAATAGGTGCTACAATTGTTACAGATAGCTTATTTTGGTTAGTAAAAGAATATCTTGGTATAAGTGTATCGCAAATGCTAAGGTATTTTACGACAGCTACTACGATAGCATCCATTACAGGTTTAGCAGTTAGCTTTATTTTATCTTTTGTATTTTAA
- a CDS encoding F0F1 ATP synthase subunit A: MRDLFLFAGTISHDHNFIYIFHLCLVALIIVFLARMSTKSMHLVPRGFQNLMETYLGFVITMGKETLGNEELSRKYLPLVATIGLVVFFSNMIGIIPGFESPTASLNLTLTLALCVFFYYHYEGIKANGFFKYFGHFAGPSKYLAPLMFPIEIISHISRIISLSFRLFGNIKGDDLFLLVMLTLAPWIIPIVPYTLLFLMGALQTFIFMTLTHVYLASAVIIDEH, from the coding sequence ATGAGAGATTTGTTTTTATTTGCTGGGACTATATCACACGATCACAATTTTATTTATATATTTCACCTATGTTTAGTAGCTTTGATTATAGTTTTTCTTGCAAGAATGTCGACAAAATCTATGCATTTAGTGCCTAGAGGATTTCAAAATTTAATGGAAACTTACCTTGGTTTTGTTATCACAATGGGAAAAGAAACTCTTGGAAATGAAGAGTTATCAAGAAAGTATCTGCCTCTTGTAGCAACTATAGGCTTGGTTGTATTTTTTAGTAATATGATTGGCATAATTCCAGGATTTGAGTCCCCTACAGCAAGTCTTAATCTAACTTTGACTCTTGCTTTGTGTGTATTTTTTTACTATCATTACGAGGGCATAAAAGCAAATGGATTTTTTAAATATTTTGGGCATTTTGCTGGTCCTTCAAAATATCTTGCACCACTTATGTTTCCTATAGAAATTATTTCTCATATTTCACGCATTATATCCTTATCTTTCCGTCTTTTTGGAAATATAAAAGGTGATGATTTATTTTTGCTTGTTATGTTAACACTTGCACCTTGGATTATTCCAATTGTTCCATATACACTTCTATTTCTTATGGGTGCTTTGCAGACATTCATTTTTATGACACTTACTCATGTTTATTTAGCAAGTGCGGTAATCATAGACGAACATTAA
- the gatB gene encoding Asp-tRNA(Asn)/Glu-tRNA(Gln) amidotransferase subunit GatB, with amino-acid sequence MFETVIGLEVHCQLNTKTKIFCSCSTSFGDEANTHVCPVCLGLPGALPVLNKEAVKKAISFGSAINATINKRSMFDRKNYFYPDLPKAYQISQFNIPIVEKGELFINVNNETKKIGITRAHLEEDAGKNTHEDSRSLVDLNRAGTPLLEIVSEPDMRSSDEAVAYLKKLHSILRFLNISDANMQEGSFRCDVNVSIRPKGDEKFYTRVEIKNLNSFRFIQKAIEFEVDRQIAAWEDGVYDKEVVQETRLFDTINLTTRSMRSKEDSAEYRYFPDPDLLPLIIPDEILEECKKIPELPDEKKQRYINELGIKESDAEVLISEYEMALYFEDLIKAGHEPKLCVTWLSVELLGRLKNGATIATSPVNSAKMSELLSKIEDNTISQKAAKEILDELMQNGGNVDDIIDRLGLKQVSDDSSILAAIDEVLAQNSDKVDEYKSGKDKLFGFFVGQVMKAGKGAFNPAKVNELLKQRL; translated from the coding sequence ATGTTTGAAACAGTTATCGGACTAGAAGTTCATTGTCAGTTAAATACAAAAACAAAAATTTTCTGCTCATGTTCTACTAGTTTTGGAGATGAGGCAAATACTCATGTTTGTCCAGTTTGTTTAGGGCTTCCTGGTGCATTGCCTGTTTTAAATAAAGAAGCTGTAAAAAAAGCTATAAGTTTCGGTTCGGCTATAAATGCAACTATAAATAAGCGTTCAATGTTTGATAGAAAGAACTATTTTTATCCAGATCTTCCAAAAGCTTATCAAATTTCACAATTTAACATTCCGATAGTAGAAAAAGGCGAACTTTTTATAAATGTTAATAATGAAACAAAGAAAATAGGCATAACAAGGGCACATCTTGAAGAGGACGCTGGCAAAAATACACATGAAGACTCTAGAAGTTTGGTTGATTTAAATAGAGCTGGAACACCACTTCTTGAGATAGTAAGTGAGCCTGATATGAGAAGTAGTGATGAAGCTGTTGCGTATCTTAAAAAGCTGCACTCCATTTTGAGGTTTTTAAATATAAGTGATGCAAATATGCAAGAAGGTAGTTTTAGGTGTGATGTAAATGTTAGCATTAGACCAAAAGGCGATGAAAAATTCTACACCAGAGTTGAGATAAAAAACTTAAATTCGTTTAGATTTATACAAAAAGCTATAGAATTTGAAGTTGATCGCCAAATAGCAGCTTGGGAAGACGGTGTTTATGATAAAGAAGTTGTTCAAGAAACTAGACTTTTTGATACCATAAATTTAACAACTAGATCAATGCGTTCAAAAGAAGATAGTGCAGAGTATCGATATTTTCCAGATCCAGACTTGTTACCACTTATAATACCTGATGAAATTTTAGAAGAGTGTAAGAAAATACCCGAACTTCCTGATGAGAAAAAACAAAGATATATTAATGAGCTTGGAATAAAAGAAAGCGATGCCGAGGTTCTTATAAGCGAATATGAAATGGCTCTTTATTTTGAAGATCTTATCAAAGCAGGGCATGAGCCAAAATTATGTGTTACTTGGCTAAGTGTTGAGCTTCTTGGTAGACTTAAAAATGGTGCTACAATTGCTACAAGTCCAGTTAATAGTGCAAAAATGAGTGAGTTATTATCTAAAATAGAAGATAACACAATATCTCAAAAAGCCGCAAAAGAGATACTAGATGAACTTATGCAAAATGGTGGAAATGTAGATGATATCATAGATAGGCTTGGCTTAAAACAAGTTAGCGATGATAGCTCGATTTTAGCTGCCATAGATGAAGTGTTAGCACAAAATAGTGATAAAGTTGATGAGTATAAAAGTGGTAAAGATAAGCTTTTTGGCTTCTTTGTAGGGCAAGTTATGAAAGCTGGAAAAGGTGCATTTAATCCAGCTAAAGTTAATGAGCTTTTAAAACAAAGACTATGA
- a CDS encoding NAD(P)H-dependent glycerol-3-phosphate dehydrogenase → MKIAVIGAGKWGSALFNALSKKNDCVITSRSARDISNFVSIDEALNAEILVFALSSQHTREFLQTHFVNKNQKILVASKGIEAGSGMFLNEIFENFMDAKNLAYLSGPSFATEVLAELPCALVISSQNLSLCNKLGELFPSKYMKIYSSNDVVGAEICGAYKNVLAIASGVCDGLKLGNNARASLISRGLIEMSRFGKFFGAKDETFMGLSGAGDLFLTASSVLSRNYRVGMGLACKKDIKTILNEINEVAEGVETAKAIQNIAQKYCIYTPIVNEVVSMINGKSPTECLCDLLRKK, encoded by the coding sequence ATGAAAATAGCAGTTATAGGTGCGGGAAAGTGGGGAAGTGCACTTTTTAATGCACTTAGCAAAAAAAATGATTGTGTTATAACTTCAAGAAGTGCTAGAGATATTTCAAATTTTGTTAGTATAGATGAGGCACTAAATGCTGAGATTCTTGTTTTTGCACTTTCTAGCCAACACACAAGAGAATTTTTACAAACTCATTTTGTAAATAAAAATCAAAAAATTTTAGTTGCTTCAAAAGGTATAGAAGCCGGTAGTGGAATGTTTTTAAATGAAATTTTTGAAAATTTTATGGATGCTAAAAATTTAGCATATCTTTCCGGTCCTAGTTTTGCTACTGAGGTTTTAGCTGAACTTCCTTGTGCTTTAGTGATTAGTTCACAAAATTTAAGTTTGTGCAATAAACTTGGCGAGTTATTTCCAAGTAAATACATGAAAATTTACTCATCAAATGATGTAGTAGGTGCTGAAATTTGCGGAGCGTATAAAAATGTATTAGCTATAGCAAGCGGGGTTTGTGATGGCTTAAAACTTGGCAATAATGCAAGAGCTAGTCTTATATCAAGAGGTTTAATAGAAATGTCAAGATTTGGCAAATTCTTTGGTGCAAAAGATGAAACATTTATGGGACTAAGTGGAGCTGGAGATCTGTTTTTAACTGCTTCGAGTGTGCTTTCAAGAAATTATAGAGTAGGTATGGGTTTAGCTTGTAAAAAAGACATAAAAACTATTTTAAATGAGATAAATGAAGTTGCAGAAGGAGTTGAAACTGCTAAAGCTATACAAAATATAGCTCAAAAATATTGTATTTACACACCTATAGTAAATGAAGTAGTTTCAATGATAAATGGTAAAAGTCCAACAGAGTGTCTTTGTGATTTGTTAAGAAAAAAATGA
- a CDS encoding glycoside hydrolase family 3 N-terminal domain-containing protein — MRIIFIFLLILSLSFCDQNNTKPSLKRMIGQMIVVGFDATSVHSKEFKQLLKDLSYGRIGGIILLEKNFQDKEQLLTLINKIRHISTTLPPFLGIDEKTIYKLNSNYIGYDMLENMAINSKPVKTLYSNIANDIKSYSINLNLAPNVNTKNKILKNNQISAYANEFIDIFTQKNIIPVMKYFPSDDSAKIYDYSDLKVYFDMISQRKIDIIMSSSAKFSNLDPNNEACFSDIILDGILRKELGFNGVIMSDDLLKTGNITQNVLKALIAGNDIVFVSSNLHNNKILANEMVSAINKAVINGKISSKQIESSYLRIKKLKENLR; from the coding sequence ATGAGAATAATTTTTATATTTTTGCTTATTTTATCCCTCTCTTTTTGTGATCAAAATAATACAAAACCATCATTAAAGCGAATGATTGGACAAATGATTGTCGTGGGTTTTGACGCTACAAGTGTGCATTCCAAAGAGTTTAAACAGCTTTTAAAAGATTTATCTTATGGGCGAATTGGCGGGATAATTTTACTTGAAAAAAATTTTCAAGACAAAGAGCAGTTATTAACTTTAATAAACAAAATTAGACATATTTCAACAACTCTTCCGCCATTTTTAGGCATAGATGAAAAAACTATTTATAAACTAAACTCAAACTACATTGGTTATGATATGCTAGAAAATATGGCTATAAACTCAAAACCAGTAAAAACTCTATATTCAAATATTGCTAATGATATAAAAAGCTATAGTATAAATTTAAATTTAGCGCCAAATGTTAATACAAAAAATAAAATTTTAAAAAATAATCAAATTAGTGCATATGCAAATGAGTTTATAGATATTTTTACTCAAAAAAATATAATTCCTGTTATGAAATATTTTCCTAGCGATGATAGTGCAAAAATTTATGATTATAGTGATTTAAAAGTTTACTTTGATATGATATCACAGCGAAAAATAGATATTATAATGAGTTCAAGTGCTAAATTTTCAAATTTAGATCCAAATAATGAAGCTTGTTTTTCAGATATCATTTTAGATGGTATTTTAAGGAAAGAACTTGGGTTTAATGGAGTGATAATGAGTGATGATTTGCTAAAAACTGGCAATATTACTCAAAATGTTCTAAAAGCCCTAATAGCTGGAAATGATATAGTATTTGTAAGCTCAAATTTACACAATAATAAAATCTTAGCAAATGAGATGGTAAGTGCTATAAATAAAGCTGTGATTAATGGCAAAATTTCAAGCAAACAGATAGAAAGCTCATATTTGCGTATCAAAAAATTAAAAGAAAATTTGAGATAA
- the rarD gene encoding EamA family transporter RarD encodes MKIQNETTKGFIYGLSTFVMWGVFPIYFKLLENIGAVEILAHRIIWSFVILIILLRVKNRLLNLKIILRDKKIVLMLFLCGLLIATNWGIFIYAITTDRILQTSLGYFINPLLSILLAAIFLKEKLSIAAKFSVFLVFIAICIQVIDMGELPIISIALPLSFAIYGLLHKKISVPSLEGLFVETMLIFPIGIIYLTYLGINNQSSFAFNVNGILLMICGIVTILPLLTFNSAAIRLKLSTIGYMQYISPTLSMLIAVFLYNENLGISKIISFSLIWLGLFIVSFDGIKRKKE; translated from the coding sequence ATGAAAATACAAAACGAAACTACAAAAGGCTTTATATACGGGCTTTCTACATTTGTAATGTGGGGAGTTTTTCCTATATATTTTAAACTTCTTGAAAATATTGGTGCTGTTGAAATTTTAGCCCATAGGATAATATGGTCTTTTGTTATTTTAATAATACTTCTTAGAGTAAAAAATAGGCTTTTAAATTTAAAAATCATACTTCGTGATAAAAAAATAGTCTTAATGCTATTTTTATGTGGATTACTAATAGCAACAAACTGGGGAATTTTTATCTACGCTATAACAACAGATAGAATTTTACAAACAAGTTTAGGGTATTTTATAAATCCGCTTTTGTCTATACTCCTTGCTGCTATTTTTTTAAAAGAAAAATTATCAATAGCTGCTAAATTTTCAGTATTTTTAGTCTTTATTGCAATTTGCATACAAGTTATTGATATGGGAGAATTACCTATAATTTCCATAGCTTTACCACTTTCATTTGCAATTTATGGTTTACTTCACAAAAAAATAAGTGTTCCATCTCTTGAAGGACTTTTTGTAGAAACTATGCTAATATTTCCAATAGGTATAATTTATCTAACATATTTAGGCATAAACAATCAAAGTTCTTTTGCTTTTAATGTAAATGGAATTTTATTAATGATATGTGGCATAGTAACAATTCTACCGCTTCTTACATTCAACTCAGCCGCAATTAGATTAAAATTATCCACAATTGGTTATATGCAATACATTTCTCCAACACTAAGCATGCTAATAGCTGTTTTTTTGTATAATGAAAATCTTGGAATTAGTAAAATAATAAGCTTTAGCCTTATTTGGCTTGGACTTTTTATAGTAAGCTTTGATGGGATAAAAAGGAAAAAAGAGTGA